The following proteins are encoded in a genomic region of Labeo rohita strain BAU-BD-2019 unplaced genomic scaffold, IGBB_LRoh.1.0 scaffold_664, whole genome shotgun sequence:
- the LOC127161541 gene encoding LOW QUALITY PROTEIN: TRPM8 channel-associated factor homolog (The sequence of the model RefSeq protein was modified relative to this genomic sequence to represent the inferred CDS: inserted 2 bases in 1 codon) has translation MAREQDYHTIMCGLQELDLQMNAVPSDLVLIGEHAFPLVMNPKGQVLMAASYYGKGRXLGHEQYLTSFPGLIKNALKWLMPCSGNAGIVGIQKSLCSVAANLNNCPIKTELGDFRSGLAVYITDAYSVEKCAKDLIAFIKAGGGLIMAGQAWHWAGTHPQENTLKNFPGNKVCSVAGIYFSKRYGEVGIFPVPKQIPYSWLALSVGKDFKDDLQILLEGVSEFNIQDEAIASEVMVHGPLAFPIAVTPAGKAFIAGAYYGQGRVILLSHESYMDRDSLSTFLINAIKWLDEDCKGVIGILHSLKAAHTVLSKSGLDCQLTGFRKDLSVYVCTSYSDAQCAEIQEFVAEGGGLMIGGHAWYFAQTHCGCNVMTDYPGNHILNKMGLSLLDNTLIGELCKAPEIEQSRKEGYHFCNMLHRFAEHVYLGKELTNHEQSCLKQLGSDCASYLQMRCHDSTAYTSILDGLCDIVKKFGVPQVSSNSPVENAKDHLMLHIGSEVYKVSPDPDTLLPYIIKDRPKFPTVSNARVRISAKTEDYIGRAEVLKRAPVVHERFPLDAEMVQVCNLWGGLIYIIAPPQSKVDGVEFVVQDAVQAPYFKSGETSVADWVDRIRQAPAPWAELEFENIIMTLESEFIRNLDHPDEVAKLWDTIMRSIADLAAKPGKFPRKERFVADVQISAGFMHSGYPIMMHTVSAPELVNVQEAYKNGLWGQIHELGHNQQRSVWEFPPHTTECTCNLWSVYVQEKVLGVNISNDNSELSPEKRQARIKSYCDGGKDLKNWSVWTALETYMQLQEKFGWDAFKNVFSIYHDMDGVPDDNAEKMNLYAETFSKVVKMNLCPFFKAWGWPIQHGTQKKISHLPEWSDHPMVQYA, from the exons ATGGCACGCGAACAAGACTACCACACTATCATGTGTGGGCTGCAGGAGCTTGATTTGCAAATGAACGCAGTGCCCAGTGATCTTGTACTGATAGGTGAACATGCCTTTCCACTTGTCATGAATCCAAAAGGTCAGGTGCTGATGGCTGCATCTTATTACGGTAAAGGACG GTTGGGACATGAGCAATACCTAACAAGCTTTCCCGGCCTCATAAAGAATGCCCTAAAGTGGCTCATGCCATGTTCTGGTAATGCTGGCATTGTAGGAATTCAGAAGAGTTTGTGTTCAGTAGCTGCAAACTTGAATAACTGCCCTATCAAGACAGAGCTAGGAGACTTTCGAAGTGGATTAGCTGTTTATATCACAGATGCTTACAGTGTTGAGAAGTGTGCAAAAGATCTGATTGCTTTCATCAAAGCTGGGGGTGGCTTGATCATGGCTGGCCAGGCCTGGCATTGGGCTGGAACCCACCCACAAGAAAACACTCTAAAGAACTTCCCAGGAAATAAGGTGTGCAGTGTTGCAGGAATTTACTTCTCAAAACGCTATGGAGAAGTTGGCATTTTTCCTGTTCCAAAACAAATCCCTTATAGTTGGCTTGCTTTATC TGTAGGCAAGGACTTTAAGGATGACCTACAGATCCTGCTAGAAGGTGTGTCCGAGTTCAACATCCAAGATGAGGCTATAGCATCTGAGGTGATGGTGCATGGACCATTAGCATTTCCCATTGCAGTCACTCCAGCTGGAAAAGCATTCATTGCTGGTGCCTATTATGGGCAAGGTCGAGTTATTCTGTTATCACATGAAAGCTACATGGACCGGGACTCTCTGTCCACTTTCCTGATCAACGCTATCAAGTGGCTTGATGAAGATTGCAAGGGTGTTATTGGGATACTACATAGCCTAAAAGCAGCTCACACAGTACTGAGCAAATCTGGTTTAGATTGCCAGTTGACTGGTTTCAGAAAAGATCTAAGTGTCTACGTTTGCACTTCATACAGTGATGCCCAGTGTGCAGAGATCCAAGAATTTGTTGCTGAAGGTGGAGGTCTTATGATTGGGGGTCATGCTTGGTATTTTGCCCAAACCCACTGTGGCTGCAATGTGATGACCGATTACCCAGGAAATCACATTCTTAATAAGATGGGATTGTCTCTCTTGGACAACACCTTGATTGGAGAGTTATGTAAAGCCCCTGAAATTGAGCAAAGTCGTAAAGAGGGGTACCACTTTTGTAACATGCTGCATCGGTTTGCTGAACATGTATACCTGGGGAAAGAACTGACTAATCATGAACAGAGCTGCTTGAAGCAGCTGGGCAGTGACTGTGCCAGTTACCTTCAAATGCGATGTCATGACAGCACCGCCTATACTTCAATATTAGATGGCCTTTGTGACATAGTGAAGAAGTTTGGAGTTCCACAAGTGTCTAGTAACAGCCCTGTTGAAAATGCCAAAGACCACCTGATGCTCCACATTGGGTCTGAGGTATACAAAGTGTCGCCTGATCCTGATACCCTTCTTCCATACATCATCAAGGACAGACCTAAGTTTCCCACTGTGTCTAATGCAAGAGTTCGGATCAGTGCCAAAACTGAAG ATTATATTGGTAGAGCAGAGGTTCTAAAACGGGCTCCTGTTGTCCATGAGCGATTCCCTTTGGATGCAGAGATGGTCCAAGTCTGCAATCTATGGGGAGGGCTCATCTACATAATAGCACCTCCCCAAAGCAAAGTGGATGGGGTAGAATTTGTTGTGCAGGATGCCGTACAGGCTCCGTACTTTAAGTCTG GAGAGACTAGTGTAGCTGACTGGGTGGACAGGATCCGGCAGGCACCTGCCCCCTGGGCGGAGCTTGAGTTTGAGAACATCATCATGACATTAGAATCAGAATTTATAAGGAATCTAGACCACCCTGATGAGGTGGCTAAACTTTGGGATACCATAATGAGAAGCATAGCTGACCTGGCAGCAAAGCCTGGCAAGTTCCCCCGCAAGGAGCGGTTTGTTGCAGATGTTCAGATCTCTGCCG GTTTCATGCATTCTGGATATCCCATCATGATGCACACCGTCTCTGCCCCAGAACTTGTAAATGTACAGGAAGCCTATAAAAATGGTCTTTGGGGACAAATTCACGAGCTGGGTCATAACCAACAGCGTAGCGTTTGGGAGTTCCCTCCGCACACCACTGAGTGCACATGCAACCTgtggtcagtgtatgtacaagaGAAAGTGCTGGGTGTGAACATCTCTAACGATAATTCAGAATTAAGTCCAGAAAAACGGCAGGCTCGTATCAAATCATATTGCGATGGCGGTAAGGATTTAAAAAACTGGAGCGTGTGGACGGCACTCGAGACTTACATGCAG cttCAGGAAAAATTTGGCTGGGATGCTTTCAAGAATGTTTTTAGTATCTACCATGACATGGATGGAGTGCCAGATGACAACGCAGAGAAGATGAATCTATATGCTGAGACCTTCTCTAAGGTGGTCAAAATGAATCTGTGCCCCTTCTTCAAAGCGTGGGGTTGGCCCATCCAGCACGGCACACAAAAGAAAATCTCTCATCTCCCTGAGTGGAGTGACCATCCTATGGTCCAGTATGCATAA